The segment CGGCGAGCTGACCATCGAGCCGTCTGTTCTGGCCTGCGATGTGATCCGTCGTACCAGCGGCAGAAATTCGATATTCAATGATCCGTTTTTTGGCGGAGGACAGCTCGAGCCCGGATCATTCAGCGCGGAGCCGCTGACTGTGACCGTAAAACCACTGCCGCATAATGACACCGGCATCCCTTTTTCCGGTCTGGTAGGGAAATTTTCCATGCAGGCCGAACTGGAAAATCCGGAGATTGCTGTCGGAGATTCGACCACGCTGGCCCTGACCATCGAAGGGACCGGTAATATTATTGATGCCGGAGAGCCTCAAATTGTCGTCTCCGATGCGTTCAAGGTTTACAGCGACAGCCCGGAAGAGCAGATTACGTTCAGCAGTACCGGATATTCCGGGAAAAAAATATTCCGAAAGGCCCTGGTCGCCGTCAAAGATGGTACGTATACCCTGGGACCCGTTCAGGTGAGTTATTTTGACATCGACGATCAGACTTATAAAATTCTCTCTTCAGATCCGATGACGATCAAGGCCAGTCCATCTGCCGGCAAAGAGGCGTTGATCGTGTCTGAGCCGCCCGCGTTGCAGCCGCTTTCACCATTGAAGCAGAATAAAGTGGAATTTACCGGCAGAGACATCCTTCCGCTGAAAACCGGCCTTGATGCGCTGGACTCTGTCAGTTCGCTATCCATGGTTCGATTCATGCTGTATCTTTTGATTCCGTTCATCTGCTTTATCGGGGTAAAAATTGGATCTGCCGTAACTCACAAAACCGATGATCCGAAACGGCTGATGGCAGGGCGTGCCGTGCAGATGCTGAAGCAGGCGTCCTGTTCCATGACCGATCGGGAACAGTTTTTATCCTGCCTTTACAAGGCGCTTGTATCGGCTGTGTTTTCAATCAGCGGAACCAAAGGGGAGTCGCTGACGTATCTGGAAGCCGAACAGATTCTCGTCTCCGGCGGATGCGATCATGAACAGGCCGCGCGGGCATCGACGCTATTGAAAAATATCGAGTCGGCAAGATATGGCGGCGTGGAACTGGCGGATGCGGTCAGGAAAAAACTTTTGGATGAATGCGGACAGGTGGTCAGGAGTCTGTGCTGATTATGAAAAAACGGTTTGTTACATTGATAGTGACGGGAGTGCTGGTGCTGTCCTGTGCCGTAACGTTTGCAGGTGACCTGCCTCAGGCGTTTATCGACGGAATCAGGGCCTATGATGCAAAAAACTATTCTGAAGCGATCGAGGATTTTTCACAAATTGTCGACTCCGGCGTCCAAAACGGAAAACTTTTCTATAACCTGGCAAATGCGTATCTGAAAAACGGTGATACCGGACATGCCGTGTTATGGTTTGAACGGGCATTACGGTTCATGCCGGATGAGCCGGATCTTAAATTCAATCTGGACTATGCCCGCTCGCTGGTCAGGGATCAGGCCGAAGAGAAGGAAAATCCATTGCTGAGGGTGGCGTTTTTCTGGAAGAATCTGTTGAGCCGGACCGCCATTCAATGGATCGCCGTCGTGTTGAATCTCGTTTTCTGGGTGTTGATGATTCTTCAGCTGCTGGTCCGTAAGCGATCGTTTAAATTTCCGGCGGCTGTCGTGCTGATCGTTGCCGTGATATTTACCCTGACGGCACTCTATCAGTTTTATGAGTCCGCAAATGTCAGGCATGCGGTTATTCTGGCTGACGAAGTATCGGTCCGGTCCGGCCTGTCAGCGGATTCGACCGAATTGTTCGTGCTTCATTCCGGCACACGGGTACGAATTGACAAACAAATGGAACAGCATTATCTGATCCGTTTTTCCGAAGAAAAAATCGGGTGGGTGAATATTTCAGACATCGGTGTGATATAACCCGGTTATTTCGTGTGCCCCGCAAAAAAATATATTGAGATGTTCAACTTTTTCAATTTATAATGATTATAAAAAAGAGCCCTATCCCGTTTTTCCCCATCAACTGTGCCCGGTTCAGTGACCCTCGGCCGGAATCCCAGCACATCATGAGCCGGCCGTGGATATAAAATGTCATTTGCATCATCGAAAAGGAGACGGATACATGGCGATTATCAGAGGAAAATTTTCCGGAATCCGGATTTGGCTTGCGGTGGGGTTGATATGCCTGGCTGCCGGTTGCGGGGGCAGCTTTTTTTCCTACCAGGGCAGAACGGTGCCTTTGGATCAGCGAATTGAACTGAAGCCGGGCAGCTCTGGACCTCAGCAATGGACGACCGCGGATTTGACCCTGACGTACACGTATATAATGGAGAACGGCCGGATCGGGATATCCGGCGCAGCTGATCTTGCGGAACGCTATCAGTATACGTTCCATGCTGTCGAGAACTTTTTTCTTTCCGTTCATTTTCTGGATCCGGAGGGCAGGGTTCAGAAAAGCATCCGTCTGGTCAGTTCCGAGTATTATGCCCCGATACAGCAGATGAAATTCAACCGCCACTACAGCCTTCCGCCGGGCACGACATCCGTCACGTTCAGTTACCGGGGTGCGTTGGTTGAGGGCGGTACGGATCGGACCGGATGGAATTTCTGGCATAATCCCTTCTGAATTTTGGGCTTGATCATAACTGCGGCCATAACGTCGTGAGGACCGTTCTGCCTGTTCCCGGCTTCTCCAGCACGATACGGGGGGATGGCCGCAGTTATGATCGAGCCCTTGAATTTTCTTTAATCTGCGAAAATATGTGTAATTTTCGGATAATGTTTTTTCCCACAGATTACACGGATTATTATTAATTTTATCAGCAGGATGCAGACTGAGTGGTGGAAGCTTTGCTCCCTTGAGGACGTCATAGAATAAATGCCTCTCGTTTTTTTGTCTTCTGCCTCAAACGAAGTGTCCCTCCAGCGATAGCGTTTTCCCCTCAGTCCGCCGGCCATGGCACTGATCCATTCAAAAAAGGAAAAGATGATGGACAATATCATGAACCTGCCGCGTCGTATCGGCAAAGGGACAGTGCTGCTCACGGTCAGCTTCTCAGTGCTTGTCGCTTCAATCTGCTATGGTGCATCCTGTGAAACTTATGCGGTTGATCCGGTTCATTCATCGCTGGTATTTCGGATCAAGCATCTGGGGATTGCGTTTTTTTACGGAAGGTTCAATGATCCGGAGGGAAC is part of the Desulfobacterales bacterium genome and harbors:
- a CDS encoding BatD family protein, giving the protein MIKHVVKFILMLWVLMVPAMALGLDIQADVNRTKITVNESVELTVTLSGGEGIVDTSPIKDFRVVSQGTSTRIQILNNHVRKELTYNFRLVPARIGQLTIPALPVSSGGLIVDKTRPMTVQVTKTAGAAGAGNRDVFVTAEISNPAPYEGQQVTYIFRLFYAVSISNARLEKPAFSGFNAKEVEPARSFSTRISGREYNVTEVNFVLIPIRSGELTIEPSVLACDVIRRTSGRNSIFNDPFFGGGQLEPGSFSAEPLTVTVKPLPHNDTGIPFSGLVGKFSMQAELENPEIAVGDSTTLALTIEGTGNIIDAGEPQIVVSDAFKVYSDSPEEQITFSSTGYSGKKIFRKALVAVKDGTYTLGPVQVSYFDIDDQTYKILSSDPMTIKASPSAGKEALIVSEPPALQPLSPLKQNKVEFTGRDILPLKTGLDALDSVSSLSMVRFMLYLLIPFICFIGVKIGSAVTHKTDDPKRLMAGRAVQMLKQASCSMTDREQFLSCLYKALVSAVFSISGTKGESLTYLEAEQILVSGGCDHEQAARASTLLKNIESARYGGVELADAVRKKLLDECGQVVRSLC
- a CDS encoding tetratricopeptide repeat protein, with translation MKKRFVTLIVTGVLVLSCAVTFAGDLPQAFIDGIRAYDAKNYSEAIEDFSQIVDSGVQNGKLFYNLANAYLKNGDTGHAVLWFERALRFMPDEPDLKFNLDYARSLVRDQAEEKENPLLRVAFFWKNLLSRTAIQWIAVVLNLVFWVLMILQLLVRKRSFKFPAAVVLIVAVIFTLTALYQFYESANVRHAVILADEVSVRSGLSADSTELFVLHSGTRVRIDKQMEQHYLIRFSEEKIGWVNISDIGVI